The genomic region GGAATCTGTAGAGTCCGGGAACTCTTCGTCATTAATTGGATCAGACTTCTGAACCGGTATATCCGTATCAGTTTCTACCATGTCTATTATCTCTGACATTCAACTTGACTGAATAATGCACCCTTGCCTATCGccaaagaatcaaaaaaaatatggaTTGAACACTAATAACCCCTGTATATGGGTAACCTAACAAAATAGACCTTCTtctatatttatatatctACTGCTAATATGCTCCTTCAACGCCCGTCTCGAATATTTTGCCATCAACTGGCAATGGCCGAACCCTATTTATTGAGGTCATTGGATCCTAACTTTTCTATTTTCGAGAAAAAAGACGGCTTTAACAGTTTCTATGGTATCTCCTCTTATACAAAGAAGCacagaattgaagaatccTCGagcaaaagaaagagcAACTTCGTTATGCTGTGGTGACTGGAAGTAAGAACAGTTTGAAGATAGGAAGCTAAGATGGAAAGTTAAAAATGCATTAATATATGAGGAGAGGTGTAAGTAAAGGCCGTAGCTTCCGGAGGAGTGAAGAACCAGAGCTTTGACCTGAAAGTCTATTATACAGTTGTCGGTTTTCTATTTTGACTATGATATATAGTACCCACAAGATTTCTTACTTACGACACAATAAGTAAGcgttttcttgtttcaagTTGTTCAAAAGTCTATAATTTCCCTCAAGTCTCATCAACAAGCCACCAAATGAATAGTATACTGCAAGCAAATCCTTGTTACCCTTAACTTCTTCGAATTTGTAGGCAGTTCCGTACATGACATAGTCATAATCATCTGCAAGAGATCTGGTTCCAGCAGGTGGTGCTCTCCAAGAGGTACCCTGAGGTTCCTCCGATCCGTCAAGTTGGAGAGAAGTTGTGATCATGACTGCAAGTTGATCTTGAGTCTTTATTGGGAACAATTCACTGTTGATATCCAATGTTAACTTACAGGATTCTTGTGAAGTCGATTGAGCTTCAATACGAGAGACCTTGTTGTATCTTCCTGTGTCCACTTCTTGAACGGTGAAAACGTCATCAAATAGTGCCGATGACATGACGTGTGTTGGTAAATGAGAGTACTGTTGTGTTGGTTCTAGTTATTAAAGTCGGTGGGCCAGTAGGAACACAAATGAGAGACGAAAAAGAAGGGAACTTATCGGAGAGTCTGTAGTGGGTATGAAAGGTTTCAAACTAATAATTTCACTGCTGATATGAGACTATCTACAGTGAGCCGAATCGAAAGCGCATCACATGTATATGATTGTCTGTCTCTCAGTTGTTCCTTCAGGCGATGAGTTACAacgaaatttttcaagatttttcTTGCCcatgaaaaaaatatgtGTCCGGGTAAAAGAAACAACTTCGGGTA from Kluyveromyces lactis strain NRRL Y-1140 chromosome D complete sequence harbors:
- the RPB8 gene encoding DNA-directed RNA polymerase core subunit RPB8 (highly similar to uniprot|P20436 Saccharomyces cerevisiae YOR224C RPB8 RNA polymerase subunit ABC14.5 common to RNA polymerases I II and III); protein product: MSSALFDDVFTVQEVDTGRYNKVSRIEAQSTSQESCKLTLDINSELFPIKTQDQLAVMITTSLQLDGSEEPQGTSWRAPPAGTRSLADDYDYVMYGTAYKFEEVKGNKDLLAVYYSFGGLLMRLEGNYRLLNNLKQENAYLLCRK